The following coding sequences lie in one Montipora foliosa isolate CH-2021 chromosome 11, ASM3666993v2, whole genome shotgun sequence genomic window:
- the LOC137976153 gene encoding uncharacterized protein, with protein MDSQNDGPVSPPVIITPEISSYPTKFRVKKIQSRTSLATDRFSCISFLTTSYRSDHSVWIPRWRSLPCDLEEEVFYDDCPEFLKAWSRYRITNMARRYKTMDYIHMVVDDHKREIHTTNIDLPSRDLSASAIISVSRDFLNCPTDYTETGSGIVPRSASDENIPYSDYGSEKQWNLTQLNLTNAFPSSRSGSSENLNADQRNFSRIEKWLRRCNSGAT; from the coding sequence ATGGATTCACAAAACGATGGCCCTGTTTCTCCTCCGGTTATAATAACTCCTGAAATTTCAAGTTATCCCACTAAATTCCGCGTCAAGAAAATACAATCTCGAACTTCGTTGGCGACCGATCGATTTTCTTGTATTTCGTTTCTGACCACGAGCTATCGCAGCGATCACTCTGTATGGATTCCCAGATGGCGAAGCTTGCCTTGCGACCTTGAAGAAGAAGTCTTCTACGACGATTGCCCAGAGTTTTTGAAAGCTTGGTCTCGATATCGCATCACCAACATGGCTCGTCGATACAAAACAATGGATTACATACATATGGTTGTTGACGATCATAAGAGAGAAATACACACCACGAACATAGACTTGCCTTCCAGGGATTTGTCGGCTTCGGCAATTATTTCAGTGAGTAGAGACTTCCTCAATTGTCCAACAGATTATACAGAAACTGGTTCAGGTATTGTACCGCGAAGCGCTTCTGACGAAAATATTCCTTATAGTGACTACGGAAGCGAGAAACAATGGAATTTAACTCAGTTGAATTTGACCAATGCATTCCCATCCTCGCGATCCGGTTCTAGCGAAAATCTCAACGCTGACCAAAGAAATTTTAGCAGGATCGAGAAATGGCTTCGGAGATGTAACAGTGGAGCCACTTAA